One genomic segment of Mycolicibacterium neworleansense includes these proteins:
- a CDS encoding alpha/beta hydrolase: MRRWGRRLLTATAAIAMWHALGAIAAAPPAGAFSREGLPVEYLDVYSPSMGRSIRVQFQGPATEPGGPSKAVYLLDGMRAQDDFSGWDINTPAFEWFYGSGISTVMPVGGQSSFYSDWYSPSSLNKQTYTYKWETFLTQELPAYLAANKQVSTSGNAVVGLSMSGSAALILSAYHPGQFRYAASLSGFLNPSSLVMQQAIRVAMIDAGRYNVDNMWGLPWDGAWKRNDPVKQVAKIVANGTRLWVYCAPGGATDLDQGSDPNLAMSASSLETLAIKSNKDFQDAYAKAGGGNASFHFPAAGNHAWPYWAAQLQALKPDLIATING; this comes from the coding sequence ATGCGCCGATGGGGCCGGCGCCTGCTGACGGCCACGGCCGCGATCGCGATGTGGCATGCTCTCGGGGCGATCGCCGCCGCGCCGCCCGCCGGGGCGTTCTCCCGCGAGGGCCTGCCCGTCGAGTACCTCGACGTGTATTCGCCGTCGATGGGCCGCAGTATCCGCGTGCAGTTCCAAGGTCCGGCAACCGAGCCCGGCGGGCCCAGCAAGGCCGTCTATCTGCTCGACGGCATGCGCGCCCAGGATGACTTCAGCGGCTGGGACATCAACACCCCGGCCTTCGAGTGGTTCTACGGTTCCGGGATCTCCACGGTGATGCCGGTCGGCGGGCAGTCCAGCTTCTACAGCGACTGGTATTCGCCGTCGAGTCTGAACAAGCAGACCTATACCTATAAATGGGAGACGTTCCTCACACAGGAGCTACCGGCCTACCTGGCCGCCAACAAGCAGGTCTCCACGTCCGGCAATGCCGTGGTCGGTCTGTCCATGTCGGGCAGCGCCGCGCTGATCCTGTCGGCCTACCACCCAGGTCAGTTCAGGTACGCCGCGTCGTTGTCAGGATTCCTCAACCCGTCGTCTCTGGTCATGCAGCAGGCGATCCGGGTGGCCATGATCGACGCCGGGCGCTACAACGTCGACAACATGTGGGGTCTGCCCTGGGACGGGGCCTGGAAGCGCAACGACCCGGTCAAACAGGTGGCGAAGATCGTGGCAAACGGCACCCGGCTGTGGGTGTACTGCGCGCCCGGCGGCGCCACCGACCTCGACCAGGGCTCCGACCCGAATCTCGCGATGAGCGCCAGCAGCCTGGAGACGCTGGCGATCAAGAGCAACAAGGACTTTCAGGATGCCTATGCGAAAGCGGGCGGCGGCAATGCGAGCTTCCACTTCCCGGCGGCGGGTAACCATGCCTGGCCGTATTGGGCGGCTCAGTTGCAGGCCCTGAAACCAGACCTGATCGCGACCATCAACGGCTGA
- a CDS encoding alpha/beta hydrolase-fold protein, with protein sequence MRRALSLMRAMLPALLAPVLGAALWAASATTAAPARADGVEYLMVPSAAMGRDIPVAFQGGGPHAVFLLDAFNAAPDVSNWVNAGHAMSTLAGRGISVAAPAGGAWSLYTNWEQDGSKQWETFLSAELPDWLAANKGLAPGGHGIVGASQGGTGALTLAAFHPDRFRFAGSLSGFLTPSATTLNGAITAGLAQYGGVDSYGMWGAPQLGRWKWHDPDVHVQLLADANTRLWVYSPGTLTCSDPAAMIGVCDLAQGSNRSFYQHYRSVGGSNGHFDMPAGGQHDWGSWAPQLAQMSGELVATIK encoded by the coding sequence ATGAGACGTGCGTTGAGTCTGATGCGGGCGATGCTGCCGGCCCTGTTGGCCCCGGTGCTCGGTGCTGCCCTCTGGGCCGCGTCGGCGACGACGGCCGCGCCCGCCCGGGCCGACGGTGTGGAGTACCTGATGGTCCCGTCGGCGGCGATGGGACGCGACATCCCGGTGGCCTTCCAGGGCGGTGGCCCGCACGCGGTGTTCCTGCTCGACGCGTTCAACGCCGCTCCTGACGTGAGCAACTGGGTCAACGCCGGCCATGCGATGTCGACCCTGGCCGGCCGCGGTATCTCGGTGGCCGCCCCAGCGGGCGGTGCGTGGAGCCTGTACACGAACTGGGAGCAGGACGGCAGCAAGCAGTGGGAGACCTTCCTGTCCGCCGAGCTGCCGGACTGGCTGGCCGCCAACAAGGGTCTGGCCCCGGGCGGGCATGGGATCGTGGGCGCCTCGCAGGGCGGTACCGGCGCGCTGACGCTGGCCGCGTTCCACCCCGACCGGTTCCGCTTCGCCGGATCGTTGTCGGGCTTTTTGACCCCGTCGGCCACGACCCTCAACGGCGCGATCACCGCCGGGCTGGCGCAGTACGGCGGTGTGGACAGCTACGGCATGTGGGGTGCCCCACAACTGGGCCGCTGGAAGTGGCATGACCCCGACGTGCACGTGCAGTTGCTGGCCGACGCCAACACCCGGCTGTGGGTGTACAGCCCGGGCACGCTCACATGCAGCGACCCGGCCGCGATGATCGGTGTCTGCGATCTGGCGCAGGGCAGCAACCGGTCGTTCTACCAGCACTACCGCTCCGTCGGCGGCAGCAACGGGCACTTCGACATGCCCGCCGGAGGCCAGCACGACTGGGGCAGCTGGGCCCCGCAGCTGGCACAGATGTCGGGCGAACTGGTCGCGACCATCAAGTAG
- a CDS encoding esterase family protein → MKFVGKMRGAAAGLSRRLTVAVAAAAVLPGLVGVVGGSATAGAWSRPGLPVEYLDVPSAAMGRNIRVEFQSGGPGAPALYLLDGMRAREDNNGWDIELPTFEWFLNSGISVVMPVGGQSSFYTDWYKPACGTKDGGCKTYKWETFLTQELPQWLAANRDVKATGSAVVGLSMAGSSALMLAARHPDQFIYASSLSGTLNPSEGWWPMLIGVSMGDAGGYKADDMWGKTGDPGNAWKANDPTENVATLANNGTRIWVYCGNGKPGELGGTDIPAKFLEGFVCRTNSTFQEKYIAAGGKNGVFNFPQSGTHAWAYWGQQLQAMKPDLQRVLGATPTA, encoded by the coding sequence ATGAAGTTCGTTGGGAAGATGCGCGGCGCAGCGGCAGGCCTGTCGCGCCGGCTGACGGTTGCGGTCGCCGCTGCGGCCGTACTGCCTGGCCTGGTTGGCGTCGTCGGCGGCTCGGCGACCGCAGGAGCCTGGTCTCGACCTGGCCTGCCGGTCGAGTATCTCGACGTTCCGTCGGCAGCGATGGGACGCAATATCCGGGTTGAGTTCCAGAGTGGTGGGCCGGGTGCACCCGCGCTGTACCTGCTCGACGGCATGCGCGCCCGTGAGGACAACAACGGTTGGGACATCGAACTGCCGACGTTCGAGTGGTTCCTGAACTCGGGCATCTCTGTTGTGATGCCGGTCGGTGGCCAGTCCAGCTTCTACACCGACTGGTACAAGCCGGCGTGTGGCACCAAGGACGGCGGCTGCAAGACCTACAAGTGGGAGACCTTCCTGACGCAGGAGCTGCCGCAGTGGCTGGCAGCCAACCGCGACGTGAAGGCGACCGGCAGCGCCGTGGTCGGTCTGTCGATGGCCGGTTCGTCGGCGCTGATGCTGGCGGCCCGCCACCCGGATCAGTTCATCTACGCCTCCTCGCTGTCGGGCACGTTGAACCCGTCCGAGGGCTGGTGGCCCATGCTGATCGGTGTCTCGATGGGTGACGCCGGTGGCTACAAGGCCGACGACATGTGGGGCAAGACCGGTGACCCGGGCAACGCCTGGAAGGCCAACGACCCGACCGAGAACGTCGCGACGCTGGCGAACAACGGCACCCGGATCTGGGTCTACTGCGGTAACGGCAAGCCGGGCGAGCTGGGTGGCACCGACATCCCCGCCAAGTTCCTCGAGGGCTTCGTCTGCCGCACCAACTCCACGTTCCAGGAGAAGTACATCGCGGCCGGTGGCAAGAACGGCGTGTTCAACTTCCCGCAGAGCGGTACCCACGCCTGGGCCTACTGGGGCCAGCAGCTGCAGGCCATGAAGCCTGACCTGCAGCGGGTCCTGGGCGCCACCCCGACCGCCTGA
- the zomB gene encoding flagellar motor control protein ZomB, giving the protein MQLSTSADRITLRRLAGGVGDRLAARWPVFPYDATVRISLWVSVVVVAGLFGWGAWQRRWIADDGLIVLRTVRNLLAGNGPVFNAGERIEANTSTAWTYLVTLGAWLGGSVRMEYVVLALALGLSVLGVVLAMLGTGRLYAPSLQGRRALLLPAGALVYIAVPPARDFATSGLENGLVLAYLGLLWWMMVCWSQALRAAPAAGRGTSRDAPNPVSGRFFEGALAAVAGLSVLIRPELALIGVGALVMMLIAARGWRRRLLIVVAGGLLPVAYQIFRMGYYGLLVPGTAVAKDASGSKWSQGLTYLSNFNQPYLLWVPVMLLAALGAVLLTTRTRPWWVRHQVPRGYGWLARTVQSPAAVVLFMFASGLLQAIYWVRQGGDFMHGRVLLTPLFCLLMPVAVIPVVLPDGTKFTRETGYLLAAATSVLWAAVVGWSIWAANSSGLGADGTRVTYTGIVDERRFYSQATGHAHPLTAADYLDYPRMRAVLTAINNTPDGALLLPSGNYDQWDVVPAYPPPPDLSPAERRALKTPHTVFFTNMGMLGMNVGLDVRVIDQIGLTNPLAMHTERLTDGRIGHDKNLFPDWAVAEGPFLKTRPWIPPYLDEEWIAQAEAALACPATESMLNSVRGEMTPRRFLSNLMHAYEFTKYRIDRVPLYELKRCGLPVPEPKNPPYTGMPATGP; this is encoded by the coding sequence GTGCAGCTATCTACTTCAGCTGACCGAATCACGCTGCGCCGCCTGGCTGGCGGCGTGGGTGACCGGTTGGCGGCGCGCTGGCCGGTGTTTCCGTACGACGCCACGGTGCGGATCAGCCTGTGGGTGAGCGTGGTCGTGGTGGCCGGGCTGTTCGGCTGGGGTGCCTGGCAGCGCCGCTGGATCGCCGACGACGGCCTGATCGTGCTGCGCACGGTGCGGAACCTGTTGGCGGGCAACGGCCCGGTCTTCAACGCGGGTGAGCGCATCGAGGCCAACACCTCCACCGCGTGGACCTACCTGGTGACGCTGGGTGCCTGGCTCGGCGGCTCGGTCCGGATGGAGTACGTGGTGCTGGCGCTCGCGCTGGGCCTCAGCGTGCTCGGCGTGGTCCTGGCGATGCTCGGCACCGGTCGGCTGTACGCCCCGAGCCTTCAGGGTCGCCGGGCCCTGCTGCTGCCCGCAGGCGCACTGGTCTACATCGCGGTGCCGCCGGCCCGTGACTTCGCCACCTCCGGACTCGAAAACGGTTTGGTGCTGGCCTATTTGGGTCTGCTGTGGTGGATGATGGTGTGCTGGTCGCAGGCCCTGCGCGCGGCTCCCGCCGCCGGTCGCGGGACGTCAAGGGATGCGCCGAACCCGGTGTCGGGCCGGTTCTTCGAGGGTGCGCTGGCCGCTGTGGCCGGTCTGAGCGTGCTGATCCGCCCCGAGCTGGCTTTGATCGGTGTCGGCGCCCTGGTGATGATGCTGATCGCGGCGCGAGGCTGGCGCCGCCGCCTGCTGATCGTGGTGGCCGGTGGGCTGCTGCCCGTCGCCTACCAGATCTTCCGGATGGGTTACTACGGACTGCTGGTGCCGGGCACCGCGGTGGCCAAGGACGCCTCGGGATCCAAGTGGTCCCAGGGCCTGACCTACCTCTCCAACTTCAACCAGCCGTACCTGCTGTGGGTGCCGGTGATGCTGCTGGCCGCGCTCGGTGCGGTTCTGCTGACCACAAGGACGCGGCCGTGGTGGGTGCGCCATCAGGTGCCCCGTGGCTACGGCTGGCTGGCCCGGACCGTCCAAAGTCCGGCTGCCGTAGTGCTTTTCATGTTCGCCAGCGGGTTGCTGCAGGCGATCTACTGGGTCCGGCAGGGCGGTGACTTCATGCACGGCCGGGTGTTGCTGACCCCGCTGTTCTGCCTGCTGATGCCCGTCGCGGTGATCCCCGTCGTGCTGCCGGACGGCACCAAGTTCACCCGAGAAACGGGTTACCTGCTGGCCGCGGCCACCAGCGTGCTGTGGGCCGCGGTGGTGGGCTGGTCGATCTGGGCCGCCAACTCGTCAGGCCTGGGTGCCGACGGGACCCGGGTCACCTACACGGGCATCGTCGACGAGCGCCGGTTCTACTCGCAGGCCACCGGCCACGCGCACCCGTTGACCGCCGCCGATTACCTGGACTACCCGCGCATGCGGGCGGTGCTGACCGCGATCAACAACACCCCCGACGGAGCACTGCTGTTGCCGTCGGGCAACTACGACCAATGGGACGTCGTCCCCGCCTATCCGCCGCCGCCCGATCTGTCCCCGGCCGAGCGGCGGGCGCTGAAGACGCCGCACACCGTGTTCTTCACCAACATGGGCATGCTCGGTATGAACGTGGGACTCGACGTGCGGGTCATCGATCAGATCGGACTGACGAATCCGCTGGCGATGCACACCGAGCGGCTGACCGACGGGCGTATCGGCCACGACAAGAACCTGTTCCCGGACTGGGCGGTGGCCGAGGGGCCGTTCCTCAAGACCCGCCCCTGGATCCCGCCCTACCTCGACGAGGAGTGGATCGCCCAGGCCGAGGCCGCACTGGCCTGCCCGGCAACCGAATCGATGCTCAATTCGGTGCGCGGGGAGATGACCCCGCGGCGGTTCCTGTCCAACCTGATGCACGCGTACGAATTCACCAAGTACCGGATCGACCGGGTGCCGCTCTATGAGCTCAAGCGGTGCGGTCTTCCGGTGCCGGAGCCCAAGAACCCGCCCTATACCGGGATGCCCGCGACCGGTCCGTAA